One Candidatus Marinimicrobia bacterium CG08_land_8_20_14_0_20_45_22 genomic region harbors:
- a CDS encoding acyl-[acyl-carrier-protein]--UDP-N-acetylglucosamine O-acyltransferase, with the protein MTNIDSSAIVHPKAEIGEDVTIGPFSWIHENVKISDGCYIGAGVIILPGTSLGKSCRVYHHAVLGEIPQDLKFEGEITTVEIGDRTTIREFATINRGTTYAMKTVVGSDCLIMANAHVAHDCIVGDRVILTNSVALGGHVQIEDWVIVGGLSGIHQFIRIGQHSIIASCSKVTKDVPPYVTAGREPLIYEGLNLVGLKRRGFSSEAIQTIKQAYSVIYNSKFNISDAVKNLEETTGPSPELLNIIRFIKNSQRGIIR; encoded by the coding sequence ATGACGAATATCGATTCTTCAGCGATTGTTCATCCCAAAGCGGAGATTGGCGAAGATGTAACAATCGGTCCGTTTTCGTGGATTCATGAAAATGTGAAAATATCTGACGGATGCTACATCGGCGCTGGCGTAATCATCCTGCCGGGAACATCTTTGGGAAAATCATGTAGGGTTTATCATCACGCAGTTCTCGGTGAAATTCCGCAAGATCTCAAGTTCGAGGGCGAAATTACGACTGTTGAGATCGGAGATAGGACGACTATACGAGAATTTGCAACGATCAACCGAGGAACGACTTACGCAATGAAGACTGTAGTCGGCTCGGATTGTTTGATCATGGCAAACGCACATGTGGCGCATGACTGTATCGTTGGCGATCGCGTGATTTTAACAAATTCGGTTGCGTTGGGTGGTCATGTGCAGATCGAAGATTGGGTAATCGTCGGCGGATTGAGCGGCATTCATCAGTTTATCAGAATTGGACAACATTCAATCATTGCCAGTTGTAGTAAAGTGACGAAAGATGTTCCTCCGTATGTCACTGCCGGAAGAGAACCGCTTATTTACGAAGGACTAAATTTAGTGGGATTAAAGAGACGCGGATTTTCATCTGAAGCGATTCAAACAATCAAACAGGCTTATTCGGTAATTTACAATTCCAAATTTAACATTTCAGATGCAGTGAAGAATCTCGAAGAGACGACCGGACCATCTCCCGAATTATTGAATATTATCCGTTTTATTAAAAACAGCCAGCGCGGAATTATCCGATAA
- a CDS encoding UDP-3-O-[3-hydroxymyristoyl] N-acetylglucosamine deacetylase (catalyzes the zinc dependent deacetylation of UDP-(3-O-acyl)-N-acetylglucosamine to UDP-3-O-(3-hydroxytetradecanoyl)-glucosamine in the second step of lipid A biosynthesis and catalyzes the dehydration of beta-hydroxyacyl-ACP to trans-2-acyl-ACP in fatty acid biosynthesis), giving the protein MPRNQRTIKSPVSVSGIGLHTGVKSTVTFKPAPENNGYRFIRTDIENCPEIIADINHVVDISRGTTIAQNGAVIHTIEHVLSALAGLEIDNVYIELDNIEPPVCDGSAIDFVRALKRAEIVEQEAIQPILVIDKIITYTDPKNNVDIHVLPADSFQITFLIDYPISSIGTQYSATYNLAEEFESDYAYARTFCLLSEVEGLKNRGLIKGGNANNAVVFIDRDISQDEIDRLKKMFNLSSELVAGQKGTLNGVQLRYYNEAVRHKILDLVGDFALLGIPVHAHVIAARSGHAHNVNLMKKIRQEYEKVIIRQKYQSKQTDGALFDISGILKLLPHRYPFLLVDKIIDIIPGETVTAIKNVSVNEPFFQGHFPEQKIMPGVLVIESMAQAGGLLMLKTMENAENKLVVLSGVDDARIRKPVIPGDQLRLEIKLTQFRLSTCKFRAAAYVGNDVVAEATIMATITDK; this is encoded by the coding sequence ATGCCTAGGAATCAAAGAACGATTAAAAGTCCAGTTTCAGTGTCAGGAATTGGACTTCACACGGGCGTTAAAAGCACCGTCACTTTTAAACCAGCTCCCGAGAATAATGGATATCGATTTATCCGAACGGACATCGAAAATTGTCCCGAAATTATCGCCGACATTAATCATGTAGTCGATATTTCCCGTGGAACAACAATTGCCCAGAATGGTGCGGTAATTCATACAATCGAACATGTTTTATCTGCGCTCGCAGGTCTCGAAATTGATAATGTTTACATTGAGTTAGATAACATTGAACCGCCGGTCTGCGACGGAAGCGCTATCGATTTTGTCCGTGCGCTCAAACGAGCGGAAATTGTTGAGCAGGAAGCCATTCAACCGATTTTGGTTATCGATAAGATCATTACTTACACGGATCCTAAAAATAACGTTGATATTCACGTTCTGCCAGCCGATAGTTTCCAAATCACATTTTTGATCGATTATCCGATAAGTTCAATCGGTACACAATATTCAGCGACCTACAACTTAGCTGAAGAGTTTGAGTCAGATTATGCTTACGCGCGAACATTCTGCTTGCTGAGCGAAGTGGAAGGGCTTAAGAATCGCGGATTGATCAAGGGGGGAAATGCCAACAACGCCGTCGTTTTCATTGATCGTGATATTTCGCAGGATGAGATCGACCGTCTGAAAAAGATGTTTAACTTATCTTCTGAACTTGTTGCAGGTCAAAAAGGTACCCTGAATGGTGTTCAACTTCGCTATTACAACGAAGCGGTTCGCCACAAAATTCTTGATTTGGTCGGCGATTTTGCGCTTCTCGGGATTCCGGTTCACGCTCATGTCATTGCGGCGCGTAGCGGACACGCTCATAATGTCAATCTGATGAAAAAAATCCGTCAGGAATACGAAAAAGTCATCATTCGCCAAAAATACCAATCCAAGCAGACAGACGGCGCACTCTTCGATATTAGCGGAATCTTAAAGTTGCTTCCACATCGCTATCCATTTTTACTTGTTGATAAAATCATCGATATAATTCCGGGAGAAACGGTCACTGCAATAAAGAATGTCAGTGTCAACGAACCATTTTTTCAGGGACATTTTCCAGAGCAAAAGATTATGCCTGGCGTATTAGTTATTGAATCAATGGCTCAGGCTGGTGGACTCCTTATGTTGAAAACGATGGAAAATGCCGAAAATAAATTAGTCGTTCTGTCAGGAGTGGATGATGCTCGCATCCGCAAGCCGGTTATTCCAGGTGATCAACTGCGATTGGAAATCAAACTAACGCAATTTCGGCTATCGACTTGTAAATTCAGGGCGGCGGCCTATGTAGGTAATGATGTTGTCGCAGAAGCGACTATTATGGCGACGATAACCGACAAATAA
- the lpxD gene encoding UDP-3-O-(3-hydroxymyristoyl)glucosamine N-acyltransferase produces the protein MSLQKIAELVGGKVDGDGSLLVRDLAEIQHAGPGELSFLGNPKYVKFLATTRATAILVEENFKEPYPNLIRVPNVNFAYSRALAIFRPEASKSAPGIAPTAIIAPDAVLGKNVHIGAHVVIADKCVIGERVYILSNSVIGRETQIGDDTLIYPNVSVYHRCRIGKRVIIHSGAVVGSDGFGFVRVENSIEKIPQAGGVIICDDVEIGANTTVDRGTLGDTVIGKGTKIDNLVQIAHNVKIGEYCFLAGQSGVAGSTIIEDDVTIAGQVGIAGHLHIGAGAIIAAQAGVSKDIPTGAVVIGSPAQEKGKVWREMANIRSIPDIKEKIKQLELKASQEINRNKNA, from the coding sequence TTGTCTCTTCAGAAAATCGCCGAATTGGTCGGTGGAAAAGTGGATGGAGACGGCAGTCTCCTTGTTCGTGATCTGGCTGAGATTCAACATGCCGGACCCGGCGAATTGTCATTTCTCGGCAATCCGAAGTATGTCAAGTTTTTGGCGACTACCCGCGCAACGGCGATTTTAGTCGAAGAGAATTTCAAGGAGCCTTATCCTAATCTCATCCGCGTTCCGAACGTGAACTTTGCCTACTCCCGCGCTCTGGCTATTTTTCGTCCAGAAGCGTCGAAGTCTGCTCCGGGGATCGCTCCGACAGCCATAATAGCACCGGATGCTGTTTTGGGAAAGAATGTTCATATTGGAGCGCATGTCGTCATTGCTGATAAATGTGTTATCGGTGAGCGAGTTTATATTCTATCGAATTCCGTGATCGGTAGAGAAACGCAAATTGGAGACGATACGCTTATCTATCCGAACGTTTCGGTTTATCATCGTTGCCGCATTGGAAAGCGCGTTATTATACATTCGGGCGCTGTTGTTGGAAGCGATGGATTTGGATTCGTTCGCGTCGAAAATAGCATCGAGAAAATTCCACAGGCGGGCGGTGTTATCATTTGTGACGATGTGGAAATCGGCGCGAATACGACAGTGGACCGCGGAACGCTTGGCGACACCGTGATTGGTAAAGGCACGAAAATCGATAATCTTGTTCAGATCGCCCACAATGTAAAAATTGGCGAATATTGTTTTCTCGCCGGTCAATCCGGAGTCGCGGGAAGCACGATAATCGAAGACGACGTTACCATTGCCGGTCAGGTTGGAATCGCCGGTCACCTGCATATCGGCGCTGGCGCTATTATCGCGGCTCAGGCTGGAGTTTCCAAGGATATTCCGACAGGCGCCGTTGTCATCGGTTCGCCTGCTCAGGAAAAAGGAAAGGTCTGGCGAGAAATGGCAAATATCCGATCTATTCCCGACATCAAGGAAAAGATCAAACAGTTGGAACTAAAAGCGAGTCAAGAAATTAACAGGAATAAAAATGCCTAG
- the bamA gene encoding outer membrane protein assembly factor BamA produces the protein MIKRIDTIVLLLFLAIFASYPQAQTENRIKVYGVAIQGVKTISENSVKVQSGIIEGKEIFFDDIPNAITRLWKLNLFSDIQIYLDKATEEGVFLIIKVEEYPRLGKFEIKGNKKIKKSKIEEELNMMSGKVLSPHLITDSIRKIKKLYEKEGYLLVDVKQKINDGENENTRNLTFEINEGKKVRIKDIVFDGNKWFSDRRLRRVLKDTKPRNLFLFRVGEFDEEKYTDDKEKLIEFYRNNGYRDIEIEYDTITYSENKKHIFFEIGIEEGERYKYRNITFNGNVLYSSDDLKTILNIKAGDWYDAEKLQKGIYERVNAVYMDQGYLFFQISPLEIPVSKNEIDLNCEITENHQVVVNQINIIGNSKTHENVIRRELKMFPGDIFSREALMRSQREIFILNYFANVTPDVLPIDDKKVDVEITVEEKSSGRANLSFSISQMYGLIGGGGVEFNNFRGRGQQVSVSYQRGAGYTLTGAATNPYKSFSISYSDPWIFDTPNLVGASFIYSERGQNGYYYYPFDLSQIGGSIRWSRRFRFPDNYFRGTWMLGVATKSYKNCDPDYLESVLLGHDKTKGVTLTQIISRDSRNAPEFPTQGSVFEWSSMLSGGFLGGTEHFHKHNFTLEYYLPTFWKFVLFNHVEFGVIKKLKSNSLIPPDERFIMGGSGMIYGVALRGYDDNQVGPTNVYSGTSLPYGGESLLKYTLEYRFPVSNNPTIYGLLFAEAGNTWKTLKSTDPFDVKRSAGIGVRFFMPMMGMLGVDFGYGFDDIDPEGQTGYGKPQGWKTHFIFGSQF, from the coding sequence TTGATAAAAAGAATAGATACGATAGTTTTATTGTTATTTCTCGCAATATTTGCTTCTTATCCGCAAGCGCAGACCGAAAATCGTATAAAAGTCTATGGCGTTGCCATTCAGGGTGTCAAGACGATCTCGGAAAATAGCGTCAAAGTCCAATCCGGGATTATTGAAGGGAAAGAAATATTTTTTGACGATATTCCAAACGCCATTACCCGGTTGTGGAAATTGAACCTGTTCTCCGATATTCAAATCTATCTCGATAAAGCGACAGAAGAAGGCGTTTTCCTTATTATCAAAGTTGAAGAGTATCCGCGTCTCGGCAAGTTTGAAATCAAAGGGAATAAAAAAATTAAAAAATCCAAGATTGAGGAAGAATTAAATATGATGTCTGGCAAAGTGCTTTCGCCACATCTAATAACGGACAGCATTCGGAAAATTAAAAAACTTTATGAGAAAGAAGGCTATTTACTCGTCGATGTCAAACAAAAAATTAATGACGGAGAGAATGAAAATACACGAAACCTGACTTTTGAAATCAATGAAGGGAAGAAAGTCCGCATCAAAGATATTGTTTTTGATGGAAACAAGTGGTTCTCGGACAGACGCTTACGCCGAGTATTGAAGGATACCAAACCAAGGAATTTATTTTTATTCCGGGTTGGCGAATTTGATGAAGAGAAATACACCGATGACAAAGAGAAACTGATCGAATTTTACCGGAATAATGGGTACCGCGATATTGAAATTGAATATGATACAATTACGTATAGCGAAAATAAGAAACACATATTTTTTGAAATCGGCATCGAAGAGGGCGAACGGTACAAATATCGGAATATTACATTTAATGGCAATGTGCTTTATTCGAGTGATGACCTGAAAACGATTCTGAATATCAAAGCGGGCGATTGGTACGATGCCGAAAAACTTCAAAAAGGGATTTATGAACGGGTAAATGCCGTTTACATGGATCAGGGATACCTGTTTTTCCAAATAAGTCCACTTGAAATTCCAGTCAGCAAAAATGAAATCGATCTGAATTGTGAAATTACAGAAAACCATCAAGTCGTCGTCAATCAGATTAACATTATTGGCAACTCTAAAACACATGAAAATGTCATTCGCCGCGAACTGAAAATGTTTCCCGGCGATATTTTTAGCCGCGAGGCGTTGATGCGCAGTCAACGTGAAATATTTATTTTAAATTATTTTGCGAATGTGACTCCCGATGTTCTTCCCATTGATGATAAAAAAGTCGATGTCGAGATCACGGTCGAAGAAAAGTCGTCGGGCAGAGCGAATTTGTCGTTCAGTATTAGCCAGATGTACGGACTTATCGGTGGCGGCGGCGTGGAATTTAATAATTTCCGCGGTAGAGGACAGCAGGTTTCGGTCAGTTATCAACGTGGAGCCGGCTACACACTTACCGGCGCCGCAACCAATCCATATAAATCTTTTTCCATCAGTTACAGCGATCCGTGGATTTTCGACACGCCCAATTTAGTCGGGGCAAGTTTTATCTATTCCGAGCGTGGCCAAAACGGTTATTACTACTATCCATTCGACCTGAGTCAAATTGGTGGTTCAATACGCTGGAGCCGTCGTTTCCGCTTTCCCGATAACTATTTTCGCGGCACATGGATGTTGGGCGTCGCCACAAAAAGCTACAAGAACTGCGATCCAGACTATTTGGAAAGCGTCTTGCTCGGCCATGACAAAACGAAAGGCGTAACACTAACACAAATTATTTCAAGAGACAGCCGAAATGCGCCAGAATTTCCGACACAAGGTTCCGTATTTGAATGGTCGAGCATGTTGTCGGGTGGTTTTCTTGGCGGCACTGAACATTTTCATAAACATAATTTTACGCTGGAATATTACTTGCCCACGTTCTGGAAATTTGTTTTATTTAACCATGTTGAATTTGGTGTTATCAAAAAGCTTAAGTCTAATAGCCTCATTCCGCCCGACGAGCGGTTCATCATGGGGGGTAGTGGAATGATTTATGGTGTAGCGCTTCGCGGTTATGATGATAATCAAGTCGGACCTACGAACGTTTACTCCGGCACCTCTTTGCCGTACGGCGGCGAATCGCTCCTGAAATACACGCTCGAATATCGATTCCCGGTTTCAAACAATCCGACGATTTATGGTTTGCTATTTGCCGAAGCTGGGAATACATGGAAGACTTTAAAATCTACCGATCCGTTCGATGTCAAACGGTCCGCCGGTATCGGCGTGCGCTTTTTTATGCCGATGATGGGAATGCTCGGCGTTGATTTTGGCTATGGATTTGACGATATCGATCCCGAAGGACAAACCGGCTACGGAAAACCGCAGGGATGGAAAACGCATTTTATTTTTGGGTCTCAATTTTAA
- a CDS encoding Fis family transcriptional regulator: MNSKILIADNDIATQQSLGEFLSSKGYDCSMTADTKEAIHFVQSDNFDILIADVKMPKWNGSDILEEIQKYSPRTLTVITTDSATVESAIEALRKGAIDYLIKPLDLEDLHLRLKKIAKIQQVLLENQYLRKEVHSIFNQNIIIGNSPAMKSVYHMIDKVANSSSNILITGKSGTGKELVARSIHQNSPRTNAPFVAINCGAIPETLFESELFGFKKGSFTGATMDKEGVFRAANGGTLFLDEVGEIPIHIQVKLLRAIEEKEIKPIGSASSVHVDARVLSSTNRDLLKEIEEGNFREDLYYRLNIIEIHLPPLSERKEDIPVLVEHFVHKYNQELKRKVLGVDNQTMKILMNYKWKGEVRELENMIERAVLLCETEYISSKDLPPHAVGSETGTDYPDDLKASVHNFEKQHIINILSRVNNDKNKCAEILGIGLSSLYRKIEELEIKI, encoded by the coding sequence ATGAACAGTAAAATTTTAATTGCAGATAACGATATAGCCACGCAACAGTCACTCGGCGAGTTTTTAAGTTCAAAAGGATACGACTGCTCGATGACAGCGGATACTAAAGAAGCGATCCACTTTGTACAGTCAGACAATTTTGACATTCTCATTGCCGATGTAAAAATGCCAAAGTGGAACGGATCTGACATTCTTGAGGAAATCCAAAAATATTCGCCGCGAACACTAACAGTCATAACCACCGATTCCGCCACGGTTGAATCCGCCATTGAGGCATTAAGAAAAGGTGCAATCGATTACCTGATCAAACCGCTTGACCTAGAAGACCTCCATCTCCGCTTGAAAAAAATCGCCAAAATTCAGCAAGTACTCCTCGAAAACCAATACCTTCGAAAAGAAGTCCACTCTATCTTCAATCAAAATATCATCATCGGAAATAGTCCAGCAATGAAAAGCGTCTATCACATGATCGATAAAGTTGCCAATTCATCTTCAAATATCCTCATAACCGGAAAAAGCGGAACTGGTAAAGAATTAGTTGCGCGATCGATCCATCAAAACAGTCCAAGAACCAATGCCCCGTTTGTTGCTATCAATTGCGGCGCTATACCGGAGACTCTTTTTGAAAGCGAACTTTTCGGGTTTAAAAAAGGCTCTTTTACCGGCGCAACAATGGACAAAGAGGGCGTTTTCCGTGCAGCAAACGGCGGCACATTATTTCTAGATGAGGTCGGTGAAATCCCAATCCACATTCAGGTAAAATTGCTCCGCGCGATCGAAGAAAAGGAAATCAAACCGATTGGTTCCGCTTCATCTGTTCACGTGGATGCTCGCGTTCTTTCTTCCACAAACCGCGATTTGCTAAAGGAAATCGAGGAAGGAAATTTCCGCGAAGATTTATACTATAGGCTAAACATCATCGAAATTCATCTCCCGCCACTCAGTGAACGCAAAGAAGATATTCCTGTGCTTGTCGAGCATTTTGTACACAAATACAACCAAGAACTGAAACGAAAAGTTCTTGGCGTTGATAACCAAACGATGAAAATCCTCATGAATTATAAGTGGAAAGGCGAAGTCAGAGAACTGGAAAATATGATCGAGCGAGCTGTCCTACTCTGCGAGACGGAATATATCTCATCCAAAGATCTTCCGCCACATGCTGTTGGTTCAGAAACAGGAACGGATTACCCCGACGATCTAAAAGCATCTGTCCACAACTTTGAGAAACAACATATCATCAATATTCTCAGTCGTGTTAATAACGATAAAAACAAATGCGCGGAAATTCTCGGAATCGGTCTTTCTTCTCTTTACCGGAAAATCGAGGAATTAGAAATAAAAATCTGA
- a CDS encoding glutaconyl-CoA decarboxylase subunit beta produces the protein MEILEKVFSTTGFANLTLGNILMIIIGGIAIFLAIAKNYEPLLLLPIGFGVIVGNMPTISGLPIGVYDSIANGFPQNSVFSLFYWGVTSGIFPPLIFLGIGALTDFSSLISNPKSLLLGAAAQVGIFITYIGALVLGFSSKEAASIGIIGGADGPTSIFLSSILAPHLLGPIAIAAYSYMALVPLIQPPIMKLMTTDAERRIRMKPPRKVGKTEKILFPIIVVVISALIAPGSLSLVGMLMLGNLLKECGVTDRLAKTAGSALLDICTIILAFSVGASTQAVRFVNGVNVGFLTPRSLEIFFLGFFSFAVATFSGVLFAKIMNLFLKEKINPLIGSAGVSAVPDSARVSQIVARQFDKDNYLLFHAMGPNVAGVIGSAIAAGVFLAIFR, from the coding sequence GTGGAAATTCTTGAAAAGGTTTTCTCAACAACCGGATTTGCGAATCTGACATTGGGAAACATTCTCATGATTATCATTGGCGGAATTGCGATATTTTTGGCTATTGCTAAAAATTATGAGCCGTTATTGTTGTTGCCAATCGGATTCGGCGTTATCGTCGGAAATATGCCGACAATTTCTGGTTTGCCGATTGGTGTATATGATTCAATTGCAAACGGATTTCCGCAGAATAGTGTATTCAGTTTATTTTATTGGGGGGTGACTTCAGGAATATTTCCTCCGCTAATCTTTCTGGGAATTGGTGCGTTGACCGATTTTTCATCGTTGATATCGAATCCGAAATCATTATTACTGGGAGCGGCGGCGCAAGTCGGAATTTTTATAACGTATATTGGCGCCCTTGTTCTCGGTTTTAGTAGTAAAGAAGCCGCATCGATAGGTATTATTGGTGGAGCGGACGGTCCGACTTCGATTTTTCTTTCATCAATTTTAGCACCTCATCTGCTGGGGCCAATTGCTATTGCGGCATATTCGTACATGGCTTTGGTGCCGCTCATTCAGCCGCCAATCATGAAATTGATGACGACCGATGCAGAACGTCGGATTCGGATGAAACCGCCAAGAAAAGTCGGCAAAACGGAAAAAATTCTTTTCCCGATTATTGTTGTGGTCATTTCCGCATTGATTGCGCCGGGTTCGCTGAGTCTCGTTGGAATGTTAATGCTGGGGAATTTGCTGAAAGAATGTGGCGTAACTGACCGATTGGCTAAAACGGCGGGCAGTGCACTTCTCGATATTTGCACGATTATTTTAGCGTTTTCGGTTGGAGCTAGCACGCAGGCAGTTCGGTTTGTCAATGGCGTAAATGTTGGGTTTCTGACACCACGCTCGCTGGAAATTTTCTTCCTTGGATTTTTTTCGTTTGCGGTTGCCACTTTCAGCGGTGTTCTCTTTGCCAAAATCATGAACCTGTTTCTAAAGGAAAAAATAAATCCGTTAATCGGTTCGGCGGGTGTATCCGCTGTACCGGATTCTGCGCGCGTTTCACAGATTGTTGCGCGCCAGTTTGACAAGGACAATTATCTTCTGTTTCATGCGATGGGACCGAATGTGGCAGGCGTTATTGGATCAGCGATCGCCGCTGGCGTTTTTCTGGCAATTTTTCGTTAA
- a CDS encoding acetyl-CoA carboxylase biotin carboxyl carrier protein subunit (composes the biotin carboxyl carrier protein subunit of the acetyl-CoA carboxylase complex, the enzyme that catalyzes the carboxylation of acetyl-CoA to malonyl-CoA, which in turn controls the rate of fatty acid metabolism), which yields MKEKKLQLEINGKEYEVVISEFNAYEAVLTVNGKKYQVGLKDIGIEQVSDIKPKLNRSEMIGETEAAQKTVGGAPEPTLHKPKSIVDATSVLAPLPGLIQKIHVKEGDNIRAGQCVIIMEAMKMENEIQSSKDGIVKEIFVKAGDSVNEGDVLIILG from the coding sequence ATGAAAGAGAAAAAACTCCAGTTGGAAATAAATGGCAAGGAATATGAGGTTGTCATCAGCGAATTTAACGCGTATGAAGCCGTGTTAACGGTCAACGGTAAAAAATATCAGGTTGGCTTGAAAGACATTGGGATCGAACAAGTCTCCGACATCAAGCCAAAACTGAACCGTTCTGAAATGATAGGTGAAACCGAAGCCGCTCAGAAAACGGTTGGCGGCGCTCCGGAACCAACATTGCACAAACCTAAATCTATTGTGGATGCTACAAGCGTGCTAGCGCCGTTGCCGGGTTTGATTCAGAAAATTCATGTCAAAGAAGGCGACAATATCCGTGCGGGACAATGCGTTATCATTATGGAAGCTATGAAAATGGAAAATGAAATCCAGTCAAGCAAAGATGGCATCGTCAAAGAAATTTTCGTCAAGGCTGGCGATTCAGTCAATGAAGGCGATGTCCTCATCATTTTGGGATAG